CTTCATCGTCGCGAAGGCCTTTTTCATTTCTTCTGTAAGTGCTGCCATAGCTTTTCACCACTCCCCCCTCATACGTACATACATATAAACGAAATGGTCATCCTGAGTCCCCGGTTCTCTGCGACTGCAACATGGTTCGGAGGAAAGCCCCCCGGCAATTCATTATATACCCCGGCGTGCTGATGAAGGGGTGAGGAACACCCATGACACCGGATACCGATACGGCACCCGCCGAAACACCACCGGCGGTCGCCATCATCTACCACTCCGAAACCGGCCATACACGGGCCATTGCCCGGAATGCCGCAGAAAAGACCGGAGCAACCCTGATAGAGGTACGGCCGGAGCGACATTACTGCAGAATGGGAAAATATCTCCGGGGAGGCATCAGGGCCGTAACCGGCCGGAAGGATGCTATCTATCCTGCCGAGATCAACATATCCCCCTTTGACATCATCATCATAGGCACCCCGGTCTGGTCACAACATCCGACACCCGTTATAACCGGGGCGGTTGCAGCATTGCGGGGGGTAAAGGAGGGTACCCGTGCAATTGTCTTCACCACCTGTATGGCCCATGCCGGGAGAGCCACCGCTCCGCTCAAAGAAGCACTACGGCAGGTGGGCATCCCGGTACAGCAGTCGTACACATTCCCCAACCGATACCCGGCAGGCGCGTGTGGCACAGTTCTTGCAAAGGGAGTGGAAACCCTGCGTACGGCAAAAACAGGAGAGAAACCTAACTGAAACATGACCGGAAGCCTCACCACACACATCCTTGCAGCACGCTATCTTCGTGACGATGAGAACTCCTTTACGGACGTCTGTAGAAGGGTCGCAGACGCCATCGGAGAGACACAGCGTGAAAAAGAGACATTTTTTTCGGAGATGCACAGCCTCCGTTTTCTTCCGAACTCTCCCACCCTGATGAACGCGGGAACGGAGAACGGGCAGCTTGCCGCCTGTTTCACGCTTCCTATCGGCGACTCTCTCCCAACAATATTTGATGCCCTCAAATGGGGAGCACTTATCCACCAGAGCGGGGGGGGCACCGGATATAACTTCTCAAAAATTCGCCCGAAGGCGTCCCCTGTCCGCGAGTTAGACGGCATGGCATCAGGGCCGGTCTCGTTCATGCAGATCTTTAACCAGGCGACCGAGATCATCCGGCAGGGAGGGAGGCGGCGGGGGGCAAACATGGGCATCCTCAATGCAGACCATCCCGACATCCTCACTTTCATCCACGCCAAGGAAAGAGAAGGGGATCTCGCAAACTTCAACATCTCGGTGATGGTGACAGACGCATTCATGGCATGTATCCGTGACGGAAAACAGGATTCAGTCTGGACAACTCACCCTGCCACGGGGGATGAGGTAACGGTGGGCGACATCTGGGACGCGATCACAGGCGGCATCTGGAAAAACGGGGAACCCGGCGTCCTTTTTTATAATGAAATAAACCACCACAATCCCACGCCTCTCCTCGGGGAGATCGATGCCGTAAACCCCTGTGGGGAACAGCCGCTTCTCCCGTTTGAGAGTTGTGTCCTCGGTTCGGTGAACCTCACCCGGTTTGTCAAAGAGGACCATATCGATGAGGTCGGACTCAAACAAACGACCGGAATTGCGGTGCGGATGCTGGATCGGATCATCGACAAAAACACCTATCCGCTTTCCCGGATTGAAACGGCAACGAAACGGACCCGAAAGGTTGGGCTTGGAGTAATGGGCGTCCACGACACCCTCCTTATGCTGGGGATACCATATGATTCAGCCAAAGGGCGTGTACTCTGCGGGCATGTTATGGAGTGCATCACCACAGCGGCGGTAGAGACTTCACATGTTATTGCCGTTGAATCCGACTCATTTCCGGCATGGGACAATAGCAGATGGAATAAATGCCCAATGCGCAACGCCGCCCTCACCTGCATCGCCCCGACAGGCAGCATCTCTCTTCTCGCAGATTGTTCGCCGGGCATCGAACCAGTGTATTCCTATGCATATACCCGCAGGCATACCGCAGGATCTTCCTTTGCGATGCTGCACCCGCTCTTTGCGCAGGACCTCGCCACCGCCGCACGGGACCGGTTCTCCTCACAACCGGAAGTAGATCAGGAGATCAATGCCGTCATCTCCCATCTCCGCCGCACGGGAACAGTGCAGGATATCAACTGGCTCCCGGCTTCCTTCCGAAGGCTCTACAAAACCGCGACCGACATCAGCTGGAAAGACCACATCAGGATGCAGGCAGTATTCCAGCCGCGTGTACACGCTGCCATCTCCAAGACCATCAACATGCCTCATTCAGCAACAGACGACGATATTGCGGCAGCCATTCTCTTTGCCTGGGGGAGCAATCTGAAAGGCATCACCTGTTACCGGACCGGAAGCAGGAGAGAAGTGGTTTATGCCATCGGAGAAGAGACAGAACCGTGGCCGTGCATCTGCTCACGCCCGCCGGAGGGCTGAAGAGGGAAAAACGGAGATCAGGGGGTCCCGGAGACCATCTTCATCGTCTGGTCTCCAGACGAAATTTCTGTTAGTTCCAGCGGGGTGCCCCACTGCTGGATGGTCATGACATCGGTCTTCGCAACGCCGGTGAAGGTGATGGAGAGGTTATCCTGTGCAAACTCATCGGGCAGGTTGAGAGGGAGATAGGGGGTGCCGTCATCGGTGACGATGCCATAGAACCCGCCTTCGAGGTTCTGGTACACAATCGTTCCGTTGCCGCTCACGGCGTTTGGATCGGTCGGTTCGTCTCCTATGCAGCCGCATGCAAGAACCGCTGCCCCCAGACAGCAGCAGAGAAGTCCAATGAATAATCCATACCGTTTCATATCAGTTCACAGCAGAATGATGGACGGATAACCGGATGAACCTTCCGTTGACACGGAAGGGAGACCGCTCAGACAAAGAACGCGAGAACAATGCCCCCTGCATAGACCGCCATCGCGGCATGAAAGAGCGGCAGTGCCCGCAACCCTGCCTCCGGCGTCCCGCTGCTTTGTAATAGTATGCCGTTCGCCGCGATTACCAGCAGAAATCCAACAAATAGCGCCGCCTGAGCCACCGGATCCAGGACACGGGCAAAGAGAAACGCCATGATGCCGTGCAGGACGGTGCATGCCACAATCCAGATGATCGTTCCCCGCACACCATAAAGCACAGGAACGGTCTTCATGCCCCGGGCGATGTCATTTCTCAGGTCGGTGATGTCGTTTGCCGCGAGGTGTGCAAGGGCGTACGGGTAGAAGAAGAGGAAGTAGAGAAGCGCCGTCCCATCCGGCATCCCAACCGCGAGATACCCCGCGACGGGGAAGAGGGCGAAGTCGGTCCTGCCCACAAGCTGGGCGACGGGAAATGTCTGCGAGCGCTTCTTCACCTGATAGAACACCTCGACGGCATAGCTGTAGCCCATAATGAGGGCAACAAAGAGAGAATGCGGATAGGGAAGCGTAAGAGTCAGGACGAAGGCGGCAACCGCAAGAAGGAGAACAACATTTCTGGCATGCCGGGCCGGGATGAGCCCTTCCGCGATGGGGCGGGTCCCGAACGGACGCCAGTATCCGGTCATCCGGCTCTCGACATCTCTCCGGTCATAGATGCGGTCCACGTAGTCGTTGAGGACCATTCCCGCCTCGAAGCCGAAGAGACCGATCAGTGCGATGGTGAAAAGATACGACCACGAAAACCCGTCATAGGCCGCGAAGGCCAGAACCGCACCTGAACAGAAGAGGAGCGGCCATGCAAAGGCAAAGTGGAGCCGGAGGAGATCGCTGTATGCCCGTAGGGTCCGACGATGCATCAGAAATCCTCACGCAATAATTATAGATATCTCTTCCTGCGGATAGCAGCCTGTGCGGTGCAGTCAGTCACCCAAAAAAAGTCAGAGGAGTCTGTCCCCTGCATCCGGGCCGGGACTGCAGGTGTAGACCTCGTGGATCTTCATGACCATGAGACCCTTTGCGGGCGCCTGTGCCATCTTTGCACGAACGGTCTCCTGCATCTTGGCAAACTCCGGACCTTCGGTCTTCAGCTCCACCTCTCCTTTGATCTGGAAGCAGCCCTTCGTCTCCGGGCCCCAGACATAGACGGACATCTTCGGGTTTTCCCGGATATTGGCAAGCGTCTTTTTCATGAAATTGTCTGCGATCCATATCGTCTCGTCATCGACCAGTTCGACAAATCCAATCGGGACCACATTCGGCCACCCATCTGCTGATGCGGTGGCAACCGGAAATGCCTTCATCGTTGCAAGGGCGGTTTTCATCTCTTCTGTGAGTGCTACCATTGCTGTTTCACCATATACTCTGTCGGCGCATACAAATATATACAAAACCGTCAGAAAAATACACAAGAGCAGGAACCGGTACAGATTTCTGACCCGGCTATCCGAAGCAGATGGAGAAACATGAAACCGGAAACACTACCCGTTAACGAAATTCGCGAACTAAAATCAGAAATTTCTGCCCTCCGCTCCGACCTGAACCGCTACGCGGGGCAGGGGCCCGGCCTGCAGGGGACAGCCCTCCTTGCAGAACTTCGAAACAGCTGCGCCGATGCCATTGTGACCGGCTGCCGGGATATGGGGTGCGACGCCATCGGGAAAAAGGCAGGCGACTGCCCCCTCTGGGAGAAATGCCGCTCAACCTTTCAGATGCTCTTTGAAGGAGTCCTTGAGAGTATCCGCTCGGGACATCTCACCCCCGGGGAAATTACAGCTATTCGCACCAGAATGGCCGAAATGAAGGATCATGCGCCGTTCGACCGGTGCGCATCCTGCTTTGCCGAGTCGGAGCACCAGCTGAACCAGCAATTCAGGATGCTTGAGGCGATCGGGGCCTGTCATGAGGAGATGGATACCGCCGTTGCCGTACGATCTCTTCCGGAGGAGGCCGCCACGCTCTTCAGCGATGCCCTGGGAAGTGCCGTCAGACTCCAGGTGCTCAAGGCCTGCTATGATGATGCAAAGACCTTCACAGAACTTTCAAACCTGACCGGCCTGCGGGGCGGCAACCTCCTCTTCCACCTTGAAAAGCTGATAAAAAGTGATATCATCCGACAGAAAGGCGAACGTGGCGAATACCGGATCACCTTGCGCGGCTATGAACTGGCAGGGTCCATCGCAGAACTGTATCAGAAAATCCGGTAAAAAGGGGAAGTCGGGAACCCTCTACCGCGGCCGGTAAAAGATCCCGCGGGCCTCCCGCTCCTCGGTGATGTATCCATCCGCGAGGAGGGAGTCGATGTACTTGCGTACCTCATTTGGGTGCAGCCCGAGGATGCGGCTCAGATCGTCTATCGTGCAGGGGCGTCTCCTGATGGTTCCAAGGATAGAATCCCGGACATCCTGCGAGAACGAGGCGATATCTGAACGGGAAGGGAGCCCTTCCACGATCTCTGTCCCGGGAAAACCGAGTGCGCCTGCAATATGTTCCATCTCCTCTTTTGTGGGTGTCGTAATCCAGTCATAGAGGCCCGGCCGGTCCAGTGTATTGAGCTGCACGCGGTCAGGACGTATCTCTGCAATCGCATCGCGCAGGAAAAGCAGTTCCTCTTCGGAGTCATTCATACCGGGGATGATGAAGATCTCAAGCCAGATTTCGCCTTTAAACTCCTTTCTGAAGGTGACAATACCTGAGAGGACATCTGCTGCGGTGATCGTGGAACAGGGCCGGTCGATCTTTTTGAATATACTCTCGGATACCGCATCCATCGATGGCACGACGACATGCATAAGAGCTGCCTCCGCACGCACCTCAGGGTCGGTGAGGAGACTCCCGTTTGTAAGAAGCGCCAAGCGGTACTCCGGGAAGTACTCCCGTATATGTTGGGCAATTTTCCCCATTCCGGAATGGAGCGTTGGCTCACCGGAGCCGGAAAACGTGATATAATCGAGATGCGGATGCGTTGAGAGATAGTCGTCAATTTCCCGGATTATCGCGTCTGTCGGATAAAATTCGGAACGAACGGTAGTCATATCCGTCGTCTTGCCGCACTCGCAGTAAATACAGTTGTAGCTGCATGTCTTGTGGGGCACAAGATCGATTCCAAGCGAGACTCCCAGACGCCGGGACGGCACCGGGCCAAAGAGGTACTGGTAACCCATAACTGAAGAATGAAATAGCAGGTGACACAGCATTAACCTGATCACTGTTACAACACACAGAACAGAGAAAACACCTCAGAAGGTGGAACACTCAGACCCCCCACATGGCGCCGGAGTCCTGTGAAAATGATTATTTCTTCAGTATCTGCTGCTCAATCTGTTGCTGAAGCTGGTGGCAGAAGGTAGGGTCTTTATCCATCGTCTCCAAAAAGAGGCGGATACGGCGCACTGTTTCTGGATTGAGCTCATGCTCCATAAAACAGGCATCCTGCTCGGCAACCTTATCCGATACACCTATCAACAGAAGAAACTTCTTCAGGGTATCGTGGCGGTACTTGATCACCTCGGCAATCCTGCGCCCCTCCGGGCGAAAGACCACCCCTTCATACCGCCGGTATTCAACAAGGCCCAGACTGTCCAGTTTGCGGAACATCTCGACCACACTGGAAGGGCTGAGCCCCAGCTGTTCGGCCACATCCTTCGTCCGGGCATAGCCTTTCTCAAGAGTCACATTAAGGATAGCTTCCAAGTAGTCCTCAGCCTTCCTGCTGAGGTGTTTTGCAATGTATCCTTCTTCCATACTCTTCCTATAATGATAATCATCTGCAAAAGATGATAAAATGGGTGATTCAAAAGGGGCCCGAACCCGTTGGTTCAGGAATCATCAGTGTCATGTATCCGAATCAGATACACAATACCCAGGGTGAACGGGAGCAGAAGCACCGCCGGCGTATAGGGCGGAGCAAACGCCGCCAGGAACCCGGATACGGAGTTAAAGAACGCAGGTGACGTTTCACCCGCAGGAATCGCCCCACAGAGCCGGGCAAAAATATCCGTGCCCGCAATAAGCCAGACAAGAACGCCACCCAGAACCACCTTCGCGGACTGCTGGAGTGATGTGACGCGGGTGCACCCCGCAAGCATGAAGAGGCCGGCACAGACCACGATAAAGCCGCCCCATGCCCAGCGGAAGAAGTCATCACCGGCAATGGCAAGGATACCTACCTGAAAACCGGGGCTGACACCTGCCCATACAAGGATATCTGCCATGCCAAACGCAACTGTCACGAGACCCAGCAGAGTGACATATATTCCGAGGGGAGTTATCTGACGGTCTTCCTCTGTTTTCATATCATTGTGTTCCATATTATGCGACCCCCAGGAGGATGCCGATGCCGTGGATAATTCCACCATAGATGAAGACGACCACGAAGAGCACCGCGATTGCGGCAAGTAGTTCTTTCCAGCCTTCCCGGAGCATCACCACAAAGGTGGCCACACACGGGAAGTAGATGGTGACGAGCACGACTGAGGCGACCATCTGATAGGTGGTCATCGGGATAGTCGAGAGCTGTGCAATGGCGAGGTCCTTTCTAAGGAATGCCGCAATGAGCGGCCCCACGGTCTCTTTGGGGACGCCAAACCAGGTGACAAAGACCGGTTCGAGCAGATTTGCAAGCCCCTGTATCACACCGCCAAGATAGAGGAGGTTGACGACCAGGATACCAAAGAGCACAAAAGGCACCGCCTCTTTCAGGAACCCCTTGGTCCGGTTCCAGAGTTTCTTTGCGACATACTCCTTCACAGGCCAGTGGTAACGGGGCACATCCACAAGGATCTCGGGATTTTCTCCCGGTATCACCGTATGTAAGACAAACCCGAAGATGCCGAATCCAACAATGAGGCAGAGCATCACCACTCCCACAAGGTCCGGGAGGACACTCATCATAATACCCAGCTGGGCCCCGCAGGGAATGAAGAGGGCAAGGAGGGTCATCATGATGAACCGCTGTTTTTTCGTCTCCAGAATCCGGGTGGCAGTCACCGCAGGCACATTGCACCCGAGGCCAAGAATGATAGGGACAATTGCATATCCATGCAGCCCGATGCGGTGGAGTACCGAGTCCATAAGGACCGCGAGTCGTGGCAGGTACCCCGAGTCTTCCAGAATGGTCATCATCAGATAGAAGACAAGGACCGCCGGCAGCACTACACCTATCGAGACAAATAGTCCGGACGTGAGCATCCCGAACGCCTCAAAGCAGGTATCTGCCGCAGGATTCCCCACAAAGAGGAAGTAGAGCCAGCTCTCGGGGTCGGGCCAGACGGACTGCATCCACGGCAGCCAGAAGCCGTCAAAGAACTTCACCATGAACCCGTCGGTCACGAGCGTCCCCGCAAACGAGGTGAAGACACTCCAGAATGCATAGAGTGCCGCAACAGCCACTGGTATCCCGGTGAGGGGTTTGACGGTCAGGTCTCCCAGCACATCGCCAAGCGTCTGTTTATAGGTGCCATAGGTGACCGTCTGGCGGGTGATGGCGTCCACCATCTCCCAGCGGGCGTCAGAAGAGAATACCATGACGTCAGCACCCCCCGCATCCGCCGCAGCCACCACAGCCGCGGATGGGGTCACGTTCCGGCTCTCCGCCCCGCAGGCGCTCTGCGATGGCCCCGATATCTGCGACCTGTGCCTTCCTCAGCATCTCTGCAAGGTCACGCACCCCTTCACCGCTCGTTGCGGTCGTCGAGACCACCGGGACACCCAGGATACGCTGGAGACCGGGAATGTCAACGGTGATCTTCTTTTCATGGGCGGCATCCATCATATTGACCGCCACAATACAGGGCATTCCCCGTTCCATCACCTCAAGGGCAATATAGAGGCCCCGGTCCGTCTTTGTGGCATCCAGCACTATCATCACCGTTGCATCCGGATAATCCCGGAGCATTTTGACTGCGACCTCTTCTGCTGCGTCCCGCGGTTCAAGGGAGTAGGTGCCTGGCACATCGATGATCGTATAGGTATGCCCACCCTCGATGAGGGTTCCGCTCGTGAAATCGACGGTTGTGCCGGGATAGTTGGATACGATGGCGTTTGCCCCGGTCATCCGGTTAAAAAGCGCACTTTTGCCTACATTCGGGTTGCCGAGCATCAGGACGACCGTCCCTGCATCAGGACTACCCTCTCTCCCGTCAGTCATGCACCTGTCCTGGTCTCTACCACAATCTGTTCAGCGGTCTCAATACCCATCGCGATCTCCAGTTCACCCAGAAGGACGACCACCGGCCCCTTGATGGGCTGTTTGGTAATCATTTTCAGTTCTTTGCCGATGCGGAGTCCCAGGCAGTTCAGGTCATGCGCCGAGGTCCGGATCTCCCGGACGACCGCCCTCTCGCCATACGGCAAATCTGAGAGTTTTATCTGCATTATTCCACCTTCACAACCTGTATATGGCGGGCCATGCAGCGACCGAGGGCCACCGTGTTCCCCCGAAACTCCACCGCCACCGGCCCGCATGATGATGATACCATGGTAAGCGTACACCCTTCCGCAATACCCCGCAGGGCAAGTTTCTGCCGGACACAGTGTCCACCCGCAATCCCCGTGACACGGCCGCGTTCACCGGGATGTAACTCATTCAGGATCATAACTTTCTGCTATACTTTCTGCGGTTCGGTCGGTATCAAGAATAGCCCAAAGAAATTCGGTTTTTTCCATATAACTGAGAAAAGTTTGGAAATTATTTGAAAAACCGAAATATATCCCGTCTGAGTGACAACTCCAACGTGTGCCATCCTCTCCAAAATCCTTTTGAACCACCACCACCAATCCACGCATATGTTGCCTGACACCTTCCCCTGCGAACTGATCACCTGGGAGCGCGCCGCAGCACTCGGCCGACGACTGGCACAGGTCGTCCGTGAATCCGGCTACCGCCCGGATCTGGCGGTTGCCATCGGGCGGGGCGGATATGTGCCGGCACGGGTGCTCTGTGACTATCTCCGCTATGAGATGCTCACAAGCATCAAAATTGAGCACTGGGGTGAAGCAGGGGAAGAGAAACCGGAGACCACAGTCCGGTTTCCGCTATCCATTGATGTCATCGGTTCGCGCCTGCTCGTCGTCGATGATGTCACCGATACCGGGGACACCCTGACCGCGGCCGTTTCCTACCTCAGGGATTGCGGGGCTGCAGAGATCAGGACGGCCGTCCTGCAGCACAAGGGGACATCAGGGTTTCTGCCGGACTACTACGCAGAGATAGTAACAGACTGGCGCTGGATCATATACCCATGGGCAGTATATGAAGATCTTTCCGGATTCGTGCTCCGTATTCTTAAAAAAGGCCCTGCCACACCGGAAGAAATTGTGGATGACCTCACAGAGGATTTCAGCATCACCGCAGACACCCGGATGTTCGCAGAGATCTGTGCAGACCTTTTCCAGCGGGGCGAAGCAGAGCTAAGGGACGGGAAGATTCAGATATCCGGATGGGGCAACCTACACCACCAGTAATAAAAAAATGAAAAAACGTAAGATTAAGGTGTGAGAACGGCGTTGATATGGTAAACGGATGTCCGGTACGGCCGTGAGGTCCAGCGTCCGAATGGAGCAATGATGAACTCAGCAGATGTGTACCCCATAGGCATTGTCAGATCCCCGTACCAGAACCGCGGTGACGCCCCGCGACAGGGACGGTTCACACCAGACACTGAGATGGATATCGAGATCTTTGAAGAATATCAGGATGGCATCAGTGACTTTGGAGGTATCAGCCACCTCTTTGTCCTCCTCTGGTTTGATCGGTCCTCACGAACATCCCTCTCGGCACGCCCCTCATGGGCCAAGGGCATCCAGCCAGTCTTTACCACCCGGTCCCCGGACCGCCCCAACCCGATTGGCCTTGATATCGGGAAGATCATCAGCGTCACCGGCCGGACCATCCGGGTGGCAGGACTTGACGCACTGGACGGGACGCCGGTCCTCGATATCAAGCCCTATGCACCATCTATCGACGCCATACCTGATGCAGCAGAACCGTTCCGGCCCCACGAGTAAGGTTTGACACTTCCGGCAGATACCCACCCTTTCCAAAGAGGGCAGAACAGCAATACCCATGACATGAAACCATGAACACATTTTTTCAGGAGACCACCCTTCTTGCTCTCAGCCTCCTCGCCCGCACTATCCCCATGATGGTGGCAGGCGTCATCGCAGCGGAACTGATACTCGCATTTAATGCAACAGAACGCCTTTCCCGGTACTCCCGGCCACTCACCGTCTGGTCCAACCTCCATCACGAATGCGGCATATCCTTCATGATGGCCTTTATATCACCCAAGGCTGCCAACGCCATGCTCGCGAAATACCACCGGGACGGAACCATCACCCGCCGTGAGATGGTCATCGCGGCGCTGATGAACTCTTTTCCCAATGTGATGATGCACTGGCGCTATCTTTTGCCGGTGTATGTCCCTCTTCTCGGCCTCATCGGACTCATCTACTTCGCAATCCTTGTCGTAGTCGGGATCATCAAGACCATGATCGTGATGGTCGCCGGGCGGTGGATGCTGCCTGCGCCCCACGACACAGAAAATAAAAGGAGGGGGCCGGTTCCGCGGCCCACATGGAAAGACGGGGTGCACACCGCACTAAAGGCTTCCGCCGCATCCCTTCGTCATATCCTGATCATCAGTGTGCCCACGATTCTTATCGTGGCGGTCTTCATCAACCTCGGATTCTTTGATCTGGTAGCCGATCAGATGCAGGGCATCGGCTCCTGGTTCCCGGTGCCCACTCCGGGATTTGCCATCATCGCCGCTCAGTTCGGGTCATTCATTGCCAGCGCAAGCGTTGCTTCCACATTGCTTGCAGCAGGGACTCTCAGCCCGCAGGAGATTATTATCACCCTCCTCGTGGGCAATATCCTGACAAGTGTCACCCGGGCCATTCGGTGGTACGGAACCTCATATGCAGCAATATTCGGTCCGCGAAACGGTGCCCTGATCCAGGGACTTTCAACCGGTCTCCGTGTTGTTGTTATGATTGGTGTCGTCGCCCTCCTCTCCCTTATCTGGTAAAAACCAGGATACATCCACTTTTCTTGCACCATGCCCCCTGCACAAAGAGGAGCAGTGCCCGGCAAACCTGCATTAATATCCAGGTGCATTCATCTCCGGATACCCGCCACAAAGAGAGGAAAAATATGCCCTATAAAAAGACGAAAGAGTTACCCGGACAGGTACGTTCCCACCTGCCCGCACATGCACAGGAGATCTATCTCGCCGCATTCAACAGTGCATGGCTCAGCTACGAAGACCCGGAAAAACGGCACGGCAATGAGACCCGGGAAGAGACAGCCCACCGTGTTGCCTGGGCCGCGGTCAAAACGCACTACCGAAAGAATCCCCAGACCGGTGAATGGGAAGAGAAAATCCCAAAACAGATGAACTGAACAGAACATCAGGACAACACTGCACAATCATTCCCGGAGAAT
Above is a window of Methanogenium organophilum DNA encoding:
- the tsaA gene encoding tRNA (N6-threonylcarbamoyladenosine(37)-N6)-methyltransferase TrmO, yielding MMNSADVYPIGIVRSPYQNRGDAPRQGRFTPDTEMDIEIFEEYQDGISDFGGISHLFVLLWFDRSSRTSLSARPSWAKGIQPVFTTRSPDRPNPIGLDIGKIISVTGRTIRVAGLDALDGTPVLDIKPYAPSIDAIPDAAEPFRPHE
- a CDS encoding nucleoside recognition domain-containing protein; translation: MNTFFQETTLLALSLLARTIPMMVAGVIAAELILAFNATERLSRYSRPLTVWSNLHHECGISFMMAFISPKAANAMLAKYHRDGTITRREMVIAALMNSFPNVMMHWRYLLPVYVPLLGLIGLIYFAILVVVGIIKTMIVMVAGRWMLPAPHDTENKRRGPVPRPTWKDGVHTALKASAASLRHILIISVPTILIVAVFINLGFFDLVADQMQGIGSWFPVPTPGFAIIAAQFGSFIASASVASTLLAAGTLSPQEIIITLLVGNILTSVTRAIRWYGTSYAAIFGPRNGALIQGLSTGLRVVVMIGVVALLSLIW
- a CDS encoding ChaB family protein, whose product is MPYKKTKELPGQVRSHLPAHAQEIYLAAFNSAWLSYEDPEKRHGNETREETAHRVAWAAVKTHYRKNPQTGEWEEKIPKQMN